AGCGCAGCGTCAATCAGGATGAGAATGCCGGCGGGTTGGAACGCAGGGAGGGCGTAGCCCGACTGGAGTTTCAACCCGCCGGCGGCGCGTTCCTTTCGGGGGCGTTTGTCTGGTGATCACGGTCGGCCGGGTATGCCGGTGGTTTTTCCTGTTGGGGAGGAATCACTTTGTGCCCGGCCGCCACGTAACCGATCACCAGATGAGGCTTTTCATGAAGTTCTGTCAGACCCATACGACGGCCGTCGCGGCGGCGAAGGCGTCGATCAGCACGGCCACGGCCTATCGCATCGAGAAGGATTCGAGGCTGCCCTCGCAGAGGTAGGTTCCGCGACAACGGCGCCGTCCCGACCCGCTCGCCGATATTTTCGACGCCGAGGTCGTGCCCATGCTGAGGGCAGCTCCCGGCATTCGGGCGATCGCCATCTTCGACGAGATGATCCGGCGTCATCCCGAACTTGGGGTCGGCATTCGCCGGACACTGGAACGGCGCATCCGCTCGTGGCGCGCCATCCATGGCGAGGAGCAGGAGATCATCTTCCGGCAGGTCCACGTACCCGGACGCATGGGATTGTCGGATTTCACCGATATGGGCGGCGCCGGCATCACGATCGCGGGTGTTGCTCTCGATCACCGGCTCTACCATTTCCGGCTCGCCTATTCCGGCTTCGAGCACGCCCATGTCGTGCTCGGCGGCGAGAGTTTTGTCGCTCTGGCGGAAGGCTTGCAGAATGCGTTGTGGTCGCTCGGCGGCGTTCCGTTGGAGCATCGCAGCGACAGCCTTTCGGCAGCCTTCCGCAATCTGGACAAGGATGCCCGGGCGGACCTGACGGTCCGCTACGAGGATCTGTGCGGCCATTACGGCATGACGCCTTCCCGCAACAATGCCGGCGTCGCGCATGAGAACGGCTCCATCGAAGGCCCGCACGGGCATCTCAAGCGAGCGATCAATGACGCGCTGCTGATGAGGGGGTCGAGCGATTTCGACGATCTGGCCGCCTACCGTCGCTTTGTCGACGAGATCGTCAGCCGCGTGAATGCCCGCAATTCCAAGCGCATCGACATCGAGCGCGCCGAACTCCAGGAACTGCCTGTGCGGCGCACGTCCGACTACGAGGAGATCACCGTCCGCGTCACGTCATCGGGCGGCTTCAGGCTGCGCAAGGTGTTCTACACCGTCCCCTCGCGCCTGATCGGCCACCGGCTCAGGGTGCGGCTCTTCGATGATCGGCTGGATATCTTCATCGGCGGCACGCAACTCATGACGCTGCCGCGCGGGCGGGCCTCTCCATCCGGCAAGCACGATCAGGTCGTCAATTATCGTCATGTCATCCATTCGCTGCGTCGCAAGCCGATGGCGCTCCTCAACCTCGTCTACCGTGACCAGCTCTTTCCGCGCGAGGCGTATCGGCGAACCTTCGACATGCTCGTAGATCGTCTTCCGGAGCGGCAGGCCTGCCGCACCATGGTCGACCTTCTCGCCCTGGCTCACGAACGCGGCTGCGAGCGCGAACTGGCCGATCAGCTGACCGTTTCGCTGCATGCCCGGCGATTGCCTGACATGACCGCCTTGCGGGCACGCTTCGCGCCCGATCCCGCCCGGTTGCCGAATGTCGTCGTGCACCTTGCTCCGCTCAACGCCTATGAAGCCCTGCTCGGCGCCAGCCTGACGGGAGACGCGGCATGAAGACGACCCCCGCTGTCGACGCCGCCAGGCTCAGCCTGCTTCTCAACGAGTTGCGCTTGCCGGCCATCAAGGTCATGTGGCCGCAGTTCGCCGAACAGGCCGACAAGGAAGGGTGGCCCGCAGTCCGCTTCCTGGCCGCCATAACCGAGCACGAACTGGCCGAGCGTGACCGCCGCCGCATCGAGCGGCATCTCGCCGAAGCCCGCCTCCTGCCGGGAAAGACCCTCGACACATTCGAGTTCGAGGCCGTGCCGATGATCTCCAAGGCGCAGGTGATGGCCATCACCGCCGGCGACACCTGGCTGGAGAAGGGCGCCAATCTGCTCCTGTTCGGCCCGCCCGGCGGCGGAAAGAGTCATCTGGCCTCAGCCGTCGGGCTCGCCCTTATCGAGAACGGCTGGCGGGTTCTCTTCACCCGGACGACAGATCTCGTTCAGAAGCTCCAGATGGCGCGCCGCGAACTCGGCCTCGAAGCCGCTATCAACCGGCTCGACCGCTTTCACCTGCTGATCCTCGACGATCTCGCCTACGTCACCAAGGACCAGGCCGAGACCAGCGTGCTGTTCGAGCTCATCAGCGCCCGTTACGAGCGGCGCTCGATGCTCATCACCGCCAACCAGCCATTTGGGGAATGGGGGAAGGTCTTCCCGGATCCTGCAATGACGCTCGCCGCGGTCGATCGCCTTGTTCATCACGCCACCATCTTCGAGATGAATGTCGAGAGCTACAGGCGGCGCGAAGCCATGGAACGAAAACGTGGCCCCGGTCGGCCGGCGTCATACGCG
Above is a genomic segment from Mesorhizobium sp. containing:
- the istB gene encoding IS21-like element helper ATPase IstB encodes the protein MKTTPAVDAARLSLLLNELRLPAIKVMWPQFAEQADKEGWPAVRFLAAITEHELAERDRRRIERHLAEARLLPGKTLDTFEFEAVPMISKAQVMAITAGDTWLEKGANLLLFGPPGGGKSHLASAVGLALIENGWRVLFTRTTDLVQKLQMARRELGLEAAINRLDRFHLLILDDLAYVTKDQAETSVLFELISARYERRSMLITANQPFGEWGKVFPDPAMTLAAVDRLVHHATIFEMNVESYRRREAMERKRGPGRPASYATPANIGAD